A stretch of Calditrichia bacterium DNA encodes these proteins:
- a CDS encoding peptidylprolyl isomerase, producing the protein MSNPKLTLHTSKGDIRMELYADKTPLTVANFVNLANRGYYDNLIFHRVIPDFMVQGGCPNGDGRGGPGYRFEDEFVRDLKHDSPGILSMANAGRGTNGSQFFITHVPTPWLDNNHTVFGKVLDDSDQKVVDSIRQGDTITKVSIDGDTDAIFEPVKDRVSEWNQTLDRNFPNLS; encoded by the coding sequence ATGAGCAATCCAAAACTTACGCTGCACACCAGCAAAGGCGATATCCGAATGGAATTATATGCCGATAAAACGCCGCTAACGGTAGCAAATTTTGTAAACTTGGCCAACCGCGGATATTACGACAACCTGATTTTTCACCGGGTGATTCCCGATTTTATGGTTCAGGGCGGTTGCCCGAACGGTGATGGGCGCGGAGGTCCGGGCTATCGATTTGAGGATGAATTTGTGCGCGATCTGAAACACGATTCGCCAGGGATTCTGTCGATGGCCAATGCCGGACGCGGAACAAATGGCAGCCAGTTTTTTATCACGCATGTTCCCACGCCTTGGTTGGATAACAATCACACAGTGTTCGGAAAAGTGCTGGATGACAGCGATCAGAAAGTGGTTGACAGCATCCGGCAAGGCGATACGATCACCAAAGTGTCCATCGATGGCGATACGGATGCAATATTCGAACCGGTGAAAGATCGCGTATCCGAGTGGAACCAGACGCTCGATCGCAATTTTCCGAATCTGAGCTGA
- the msrB gene encoding peptide-methionine (R)-S-oxide reductase MsrB, whose translation MKLKKINKSDDEWRKELTPEQYEVTRKKGTERAFTGKFYDHKETGLYRCVCCGAELFESDTKYDSGCGWPSFFKPANNENIDMETDTSYGMVRTEVLCSQCNAHLGHVFPDGPQPTGQRYCINSASLDFEPKKSDK comes from the coding sequence ATGAAACTTAAAAAAATCAATAAATCTGATGACGAATGGCGTAAGGAATTGACGCCGGAGCAATACGAAGTAACCCGTAAAAAAGGCACAGAACGTGCGTTTACCGGGAAATTTTATGATCATAAAGAAACAGGCCTTTACCGCTGTGTGTGCTGCGGCGCGGAACTGTTTGAATCCGATACCAAATACGATTCCGGTTGCGGATGGCCCAGTTTTTTCAAACCTGCAAACAATGAAAATATTGATATGGAAACGGATACCAGTTACGGGATGGTGCGAACAGAAGTACTTTGCAGTCAATGCAACGCACATCTGGGACACGTTTTCCCGGACGGTCCCCAGCCAACCGGACAGCGCTATTGCATCAACTCTGCATCGCTGGATTTTGAACCGAAAAAATCTGATAAATAA